The DNA window TGCCTCAGCCctgatcagtctctctctctctctctctctctctctcagacttggCCCTGCTACAGGTTAATTATTACCTGTCCCTGCCTCAGCcctgatcactctctctctctctctctctctctctctctctcagacttggCCCTGCTACAGGTTTAATAATTACCTGTCCCTGCCTCAGCcctgatcactctctctctctctctctctctctctctctctctctctctctctctctctctctctctctctctgtctctcagacttgGCCCTGCTACAGGTTTAATAATTACCTGTCCCTGCCTCAGCcctgatcactctctctctctctctctctctctctctcagacttggCCCTGCTACAGGTTAATTATTACCTGTCCCTGCCTCAGCcctgatcactctctctctctctcagacttggCCCTGCTACAGGTTAATTATTACCTGTCCCTGCCTCAGCcctgatcactctctctctctctctctctctctctctctctcactctctcactctcagactTGGCCCTGCTACAGGTTTAATAATTACCTGCCCATGCCTCAGCCCtgatcactctctttctctctctctctctgtcttcacattGAACCAACAGTTTAGACAAAATCGTTTTGTCAAGTAATATCCAGTGCTGACTTGCTCTATAAAAATATGTGCTACACTGACACCCACTGGACATATGTATTATAGCAGGTGTGTGTTCTACATCATCTGATTTCATATGAGCAGGAGAGTAGATTTAGAGTAGTAAGTGGAGAAATTATATAGGTTATTTTGTTAGTGCCAGAAAGTACTTCACTGCATATTTCAGATACTTAGGACAAGGAGTATTTAGAACTAGGTCTGTTTCAAAGTTCTCAGTGAATGCGTGCTATGGTTCTCCAGTGATAAATTAATGTATAAATTAATGCATTAAAGTGTCTATTTTAATACACCCGCTTTATGATATTTTGTGTATTGTTCAACTTCTTCATTGTCAGATAAATATGATTCCTAATGATTGTTGGTCTCTTGATCTTACattgccacctagtggacaaGAAGTTTCACTACAGCCTGCTTTGTGATACTCTGGCACTGACAGGACTCGTGAATGTGAAACTAAACGTCCTTAGTTTTCGTTTGTTTAGGATTTGTCTCTATAGTTCTACTCTGCTGTTGCTTACAGGTCTTTCAGATTGCTGCTCATCTGGTCTACTGGGGAAAAGCCATCATCGTTTACCCTCTCTGTGAGAATAATGTTTACATGCTGTCTCCACACGCCAACATtggcatgtgagtgtgtgtatgactatCTGTGTGTTGCTCCACTCCAGTTTCCACCTCTCGCACTTCAAAACATCTCTTGTAGCAGGCACATCTGTGATTGTTTACTATGGTTACATCAATATGAATCTTTTAAGTCTTTCAAAATGTCAGATATCCGTTTTCCTCCCCCATAAGGAGAGCGCGTGCGTATATTTctgtaagacaaaaaaaaaaatcgttccTGTCGTAGGTATTCACCCCTGGCCGAACAGTTTACGCAGCAGTTTCCTGGTCATGACCTGCCGTCTATGCTGGCCAAGTTCTCCCTCCCCGTTTCCCTGTCTGAGTTCCGGAATCCTCTGGATGCTCCCGTGCATGAGGTCAGTGttggagaagagacagagctgtCTGAACAGCAATAAAATCCTCAGATGAAAGACAGTGATTCAGTTTTATGAGTCTTTTAATGACAGATACAGTCTACAGTCTGACATCTACAAAGCAGATTAGTTGTTTCTCTGTCATGTCCTACCTTAATCTTGTATATTTAACATATTGCTGTAGAGTGAATTATTTATCTTATGGGTAGAGTTcataaaggggtgtgtgttaAAGTTCCTGAGAGAAGTGTGCTCTTTGCTCTGTGGTTTCGATTTAGGCTCAGCTCATACAGATGGTAGTGTGGATGCTACAGCACAGGCTGTTGATTCAGCTGCACACCTACGTGTGCCTGCTTGTTCCGCCCAGCGAGGAGGATCCGGGAGCCAAGGAGGAGGAGCTTCCCCTGGCCGCTCGCGTCGGAGGCCGTAGTCTCAGCACGCCCAGCGCCCTCAGCTTCGGCTCTCCCAGTGGGTCCCTCTCCAGCCGCCCCATTGGTTCACAGACCCGCCGCTCATACTCTGTTCACGGAAGCAAAGGTTTTCATTTACCACAGCAGcgctgtctttttctctgccccccccctctctctcggtctctctgcAGCCAGCAGCGATGACATGACCCTGACCAGTCCCAGTATGGATAACTCCAGTGCGGAGCTGTTGCCTGGTGGAGACTCCCCGCTCAATAAGAGGGTGACGGAGACCCTCCTGGCCAGCCTGACGGAGCACGAGAGACAGGTGATCCTGAGCATCCCCGCTGCACAGAATCCCGAAGACCTGCGCATGTTTGCCAGGTATCACAGAGACTCACCGCTGTAATGCTCTTTACTGCCGCTTTCCGTCTGTTTTTCACATCTGAGTCTTAGGGTGACGAGAACATAGAGAAGATACTGAGAGGCCAGTGaatattgttctctctctctctctctttctctctccccatttaaGATACTTGTAAAATATGGAGCATCCAACAAAACTGCTGGATGTCATGGGACTTTTGAGACTGAATTTAGTTAATTGGTGTAAAAAAGAGGTTTGGAACTGAGAGTTACAGTGTCTTCCTATGACCAAGACTTAGAACTGCATTGGTGAATTTCATTTTGCCCATGgctgtgtgtgattaataaACCAATAAAGGCAAGAATgcactgacacaaaaaaaaagcatggctAACACAGCTATTTCAGAAAGGAAGCTTTTTAGACGGCAAACAGGCAGAGAACCATAGAGTGAAAGAGACCATCTAAGCTGAGTAGCTGTCCTTCTGTACAAACTCACTTATTCCTATAATAATTAAAACTCCGCCGACGGCTCTCTCCTGGACGGCTGACGCAAGCCTAGCATTTTAGCGTCGTTCTCCAGTGGCCTGTTCTTATTTGACAGCTACACGCAGCTGTTAATCAGTAGCAGTCTGTTGGGTCTCTTTCAGACCACTTACAGCCAGCCAACGTACTTTTTGTTCAAACACGGGCCACTCTGGGCGTGACGCGTGTCTGTGTTCTTCGGGCACTCCATCATAGTCAGAGCCATCAGTGCACATTAGTTCCCATTTTCCATCCCATTATTTTACCTAGGCCAACACATAAATGGACTCCTCTGGGTTGGGATTTGTCTTTTAGTACACTAGATCCTCAGTAACAACTCCACAACAGTCTCTCCTCAGAGTACTTTTCCCCTCCGAACGTAAGAATTTCATTTGGAATGTAATTCTCTACCATAGTATGAAAGTTCCGAGTTTAGCTGTATCCTATATCCTGCGGTATAAAATACATTGCAGCATTAAGGCCTACAGTATAAAATTCTGCAGATTCATATTACGTCGGATTAAACGTCTTGCTCGTACGATTAGAGGGACGTTGGTCTAACCCGTGATATCTACGTGTTCTTCATCTCTAGACTGCTGCATTATTTCAGAGGCCACCACCACCTGGAAGAGATCATGTACAATGAAAATATGCGTCGCTCTCAGTTAAAGACCCTCTTTGACAAGTTCCGGAGTGTTCTGGTGGTGACCAATCATGAGGAccccatcatctctctcttccaatCCCCTATGGACTAACGCGACATTGGGCAAATGTCATCCATCTGTCCCAGACAGAACTGAAGCTGGTTTAACACTGTACTCTGTTTGCAACGCAAAATGTAATCGTTGTCCAAGTGCCTGCAGGATCCTTTGCGGTTTGCCTAACATTGTTCCGAAGTTATGATACTGTTTCATTAGAAACATAATCTACTGTATATACATTTTGTGACTAAAactactttttcttttgtcagaaaACATCAACTTTTAGCTCAATTTTTCCTTAATAAATTATTCAAGAATCTAACCGTGTATTGCTCCTCTGGTAGCCATAAATTACGTGGCTTCAGTCCTGGATTAGGGGCTTTTCCCGTTAGAGAGCAGcaaatgttttctgttctcagcACCTCTGTGTCCAatgctttcaaacacacatgggCAAAAAAGACCAAGATGATGTAATGACAATACCAGATGACAAAGCTGCATTCCccaaagaaacacagtgaagccaaaacaaaaaaaaaaagaaagaaagaaagaaaaagaaaagatggggGCAGTAAAAAGATGACAAACGTTAAATGTTAACTGGTTTTGCTTTGAGGTGAGTACGAATTTCCAAACATCTGCAAAATCAATGAGCCCAAAACACATGGTTAGAAGATGttctttatgaaaacaaaaaaacacacacacatacacaggtggGTATTTGAAGATGTTTTAAGAAGTCCCTGTTTTTATAAAACGCAGTATAATTTTATATGCACTACAGACAGCTGCAACTTCTGACAACAgttcaagaaagaaagaatgaagaagAGTGCACTTCAAACTCCTTACAGTGTTTGCCACTGTTTAGTGTTTACCAGTCTTTGGACCTTGTGTCAATCACATTTATACCCAACAGCTAAATCCCAGTTATACATCATAAGTATTTAAGTGTAAGTCTGGTTGTGTTCTGCGTTCTGCGTCTCTGTTGATTACGCTCACGCAGGGGTGTCCACGGAGGTAAAAACGGAGGGGTTTTGTAGCCCACTCCCCGTGGGACTCGACGCCGACACGCGGGGCGGAGACCACGTCCTGGGCACCTGCTCCCGCTTCCTCGGGGTCCCTCTCGAACCACACCTCCGCGTCGGTGACCAGGTCCCTACGGTCGAAGCGCCGTTGAATGTCCAGCGCCTGACACAGCTTGGAAGGGCCGTTGCAAAGCTCTTTGTCCTTTAAGGCCCTcgccccctccctcctcttggCCGCTCGCAGCCCCCTCATCACGGCTTGGCCCTGAAGGGGCTCCAGAGAACGCAGCAGCACGGCCGCTccctcccctacacacacacacacacacacacacacacacacacagccgagcaAACAGCAGTTAGCGCGGCTCCACGCTGTCTCCTTCCTCTGAGGGTGTGCGCTTAATTCAACCCTTCCCCAATgttagcacaaaaaaaaaaaaatattcgcGGTTAATACATAGGCTCTTTAAAGAGAAACAGCTGgggtgaaaaacaaacactgccacACACCAGCACTGAAGGTCCTGTGGGTCTGTGTAGATGTACTTATTGTATGCGAGGAATTCTTGAGCTACGTTTGCCTAAATAAACAGGGTTGAGTTTGATAAGATATTTATTAAGGCGAATAAGCAGGACTCACCCTGACTGGAGATATTCATGCAGAGATAGATGCCGTAGATAGGATAAACGTAGATGGTGCCCGGTTTCATGAACATTgccatatttctctctgtacGTTTCCCTCCTGCTGAGTGGGAGGCTTTGTCCTCACCACCCAGATAAGCCTCTGTTTCCACTACCCGGCCTCTAAGTTCAACGCCATCAGCGTGACGCCTTACCAGCACCTAAAACATGTAACAGACAAGGGGATCTCAGCGTTATGCATATGGATTGCTGTGTAGATATGTCACCCACTTTGCTTTGATCAGCACATCGCACAGTACCGCTCCTTCCAGCAGGTGGCGCTAATGTGTGAATGATCTGTACCGACTCGGTGACACCCTTAAGAGTAGCGACCACGTAAAAACATCACATGTATTCTTTTAAATAATAACAGGCCCTTATTTACggagcagtaaaaaaagaaaaataattgttCAAACTGGTGTATCTGTATTGCTGAACTAAACGGGACACGCCAATAGTAACAATTAATAACTCcatcatttaaatatcaaaaatgTCTATCAATAGTTGTACGTTATTTAATAAATTCTAATAAACTTCTAAATCTGAACTGGCTTCTAAAAGACTAAGTGACTCACAACAAACaggaagacaaaacaaactagGGCCTTTAGTGAAAACGCTGTGTGGCGAGCTGAAATGGGTGTGAAAGCCACAAGACACTCCCACGTCTTTCTGTCTGCGTGCTGGCTGTGTGCCCACGTGCTGCAGAAATACATGGTCACACTgcgagggaaaaaaatcaggctATTAAGGGTCTAAGCGGATGCCCTCCGGTATGATAATTGCTTTCATACTTCTCATTACAGTCTTGCTCTTAACGGGACCAGACGCTTAATTCAAGGCATAAACATTGGCATACTTTGCGCAGGAAAGGAGAGCTCCCTAACCAGTAACTTCAAAAAAGGAATTGTGCCATTGACTCCTAATGTGGCATGTTCCTTCGCAgaactgaatgtttttcagtgtCACCTTCCTTCCTGTTTTACGGCTCGTTTCAATGCAAACAGGCACTGGTGACGTTAAAGTAAGTCTGTTAAGAATTCAACGACTTCCTGTTTCTGATCCTAAATTTAATCCTCAACCGTTCTACGCTGTCAGACTAACTTCTCTCAATGGGACTGGCTGTACGAGTGTACCCAGCATTTCATATTGTGTGAGTTCATACGAGAGTAGACACTGCATTACAGTGAAGAAACTGTATTACTCGGGTTCTTATATGTATTAATGTAAAAGATCTATAGGAAATAAAGCTGTATTGTCGCAGCATACTTACTTTGCCCAGAAAAGCTTTCGCCAAATTCACACAAGGTTGGTCATAAAAATCTTGACCAAGCCTGACTCTTTTCATGCTTCCAGTTAGGAAGTAAGGACTGCAGAGTTCATTCGGCGTTTTAACCGCATCTACATCGCCCCCCTCTTGGGAAGCGATAGCCTGTTGCAATCGTTTCCCAGTCCCTCTGTTGATTAGATCATCAGCTTTTGCTTTCGAAGCCAAAGGCAATTTTCGCTTTCGCGTTGACATGTCAGGACCAGGCAGTTACGTGTAGTGCTGATTTCAAAAGACACGAGGTTTTTATGCTAATTTAACTAACCTCAGGTATACTGGCACCGACAATAACCACACACGTAAAATGATCGAACAACAGCTACTGTTCTCGGCCGAACTACGCAGCACGCTGGGGAGCTATACTGCAACTGCTTTAATACGCGAACTGATTTCAGAATTAGTTTTAGGACATAATCAAACGTTACTCTCTTgctcacctagctcaaaagcaAGGTATCTAGCTAGGTCACACGGCGAGGGGAATCGGTTTTCTTCGAGATGAAGTGACTATTACAAATAAGCGGTTTTGGTGTATTGTCCAATGAATCTGCCATTTAATACAATTCTTGAAAGTATCGGTACAGTTACAGCAAATTTCAACACAAATTTCTGTGGCGTGTGGTTAGCCATATCTATTTTGAAGACAAACGTTTCCAACGCGCGCAAGGAAAGCTGGGGTATTATCTTAAAGGAGACGCAGCGTCGTCTGTTCCGCTGCGGCCATGCGTACAGTTCTGTAAATACGGAGACGTGCATACTTGAGGCTAGGTGAAAATGGAGCCCCGTTGTTCACAAGAATTCTTAGGTTTCTTATTTCAATTTCTTATTCCTAAACTACCTCGACCCCGTAGTTCtatatttagaaaaataaatgttaaattttatgaaaataaatcgAACTATTATTAAACTACACTTGTTAAGAGAATTTAACATATAGAACTATGTAGATTGAGTCAAGATTTAGCGTCATTATTCTGAATGTAATCTGGGTCATGTCTTGAAACAGACTAGAGCAGTTTGTGGCTTCACCACGGGATAACataaacaggaagagagaatgCCAAATGTTTCATAAAAACCACATATAGTTAAAACACCAGCAGGTTCATTTTTCAGATTCAAGCTGAACTTGACCACtgaatgtgtgtaggtgtaATATTGAACCATTTCATGAAAATGTAATGTTGACCTTTCTTGCTGATAAAGTAAGAACAGGTCTTACCAAATCTTAACTCAGCTTCACTTTGACCATGACTACAAAAATCAACCAACGCCAGCGATATGAAAATAATAAGAATATAAGGTGAGCAACAATGTCAGAACACATAACATACTAACATGAAGCAATGAAAATAACTTAGTCATAGCACATATAACTAACCCATTTCCACCACAACAATGATGGGTGATGAAGACACTGTAGTGCAATACTTTAAAAAACCTAATATGGtggcatagtttttttttatggctatTTAAGTATGAAAATGTCCTTATAATATACATCAGTCTACTTATATTGCACACCTGGGCCTAAGTGCCTATCTCTCAAGTGAACATGGGTTGAGAGACCCTGACTTTTCAATGAGGAAGGTTATACAACTTCAGTATTTTCTGAACAAAGTCTCCTTGGTGTCTAAGTTGCTAGGTGTCAGAAATAAGGTGACATGTTtgagaaaaagtgtttttttctttcactcatgGGACGTTGATGCTTTTGTAATGTTTGATGTGGCTGATGAGGCCCACCACATCATCTTCATAGAgtctgtgacacacaaaaaacaatacagGCGACGCTGCAGTCATGTGGGTGAGCATATCTCCACAGACTCCCTCACATGATTTGGACTGTGACCTCtcctgtccatccatccatccatccatccatccacctgtTTTATAGTATTCTAAGAAATTGGGAGATCTAGTTATGGAGTTACTCACACATGCCTcatttagtctgtgtgtgtgatggag is part of the Chanos chanos chromosome 13, fChaCha1.1, whole genome shotgun sequence genome and encodes:
- the mpg gene encoding DNA-3-methyladenine glycosylase; amino-acid sequence: MSTRKRKLPLASKAKADDLINRGTGKRLQQAIASQEGGDVDAVKTPNELCSPYFLTGSMKRVRLGQDFYDQPCVNLAKAFLGKVLVRRHADGVELRGRVVETEAYLGGEDKASHSAGGKRTERNMAMFMKPGTIYVYPIYGIYLCMNISSQGEGAAVLLRSLEPLQGQAVMRGLRAAKRREGARALKDKELCNGPSKLCQALDIQRRFDRRDLVTDAEVWFERDPEEAGAGAQDVVSAPRVGVESHGEWATKPLRFYLRGHPCVSVINRDAERRTQPDLHLNTYDV